From a region of the Macrobrachium rosenbergii isolate ZJJX-2024 chromosome 24, ASM4041242v1, whole genome shotgun sequence genome:
- the LOC136851915 gene encoding molt-inhibiting hormone-like — MASRLNQAFTLKKLTYVAIMMAVFGILLVDQTSARFLDDECRGVMGNRDLYEYIVRICDDCENLFRKSNVGSRCKKNCFYNEDFMWCVRATERTDELEHLNRAMSIIRVGRK, encoded by the exons ATGGCATCTCGTCTAAACCAAGCTTTCACGCTTAAG AAATTAACATATGTTGCGATAATGATGGCTGTGTTCGGAATACTACTAGTGGATCAGACTTCGGCCCGGTTTTTGGACGACGAGTGTCGAGGAGTCATGGGGAATCGTGACTTGTACGAATACATCGTCAGAATTTGCGATGACTGCGAAAACTTATTCAGGAAAAGCAACGTTGGATCTAGATGCAA GAAAAACTGCTTCTACAACGAGGACTTCATGTGGTGCGTCCGCGCCACTGAGCGTACCGACGAGTTGGAGCATCTGAACCGAGCAATGAGCATAATACGAGTCGGACGCAAGTGA
- the LOC136851801 gene encoding tigger transposable element-derived protein 1-like — protein sequence MASGKQPKCQKAMMLQEKVTLFAKLKEGNSYAAVAHHFGVNESTVCYSKKKEAEIRKAMSDCRKNIPFNCNIKREKTRQLYQQFLTVREGGDVEEGDDAGEADFLGFNEPVEEEEVEEEEGTLAGPPSAPQGFQASKGWFHRFQRWFQLKSVSLHGEAASADMEAAAKYPETFKKIIGDKGYHPQQVFNMDETGLFWKMPSWTYLMKDKARASGFKAQKDRVTFINCGSAAGFMLKPGLIYKGANPRALKTKNKGLLPVFWMHNPKAWITKVLTDHWFIQSFIPQVEQYLNDLGMEFKVMLIMDNAGGHPVDLYYDGVQLEFPWPTPHLSPQPMDQGLICAFKALYIRNSLDHLVQAMDANSEFTLKDYWCKFTITTSDRHRPIVGRP from the exons ATGGCTTCTGGCAAACAGCCTAAGTGCCAGAAGGCCATGATGCTCCAGGAGAAGGTAACACTTTTCGCTAAGTTAAAAGAAGGCAACAGTTACGCAGCAGTAGCCCACCATTTTGGTGTAAATGAGAGCACTGTATGCTAcagcaagaagaaagaggcggagataagAAAGGCCATGAGT gactgccggaagaacATCCCCTTCAACTGCAATATTAAACGTGAGAAGACACGACAACTGTACCAGCAGTTTTTGACTGTTAGGGAAGGTGGCGACGTAGAGGAAGGTGATGACGCAGGGGAAGCAGATTTCTTAGGTTTCAACGAAcccgtggaagaagaagaagtagaagaagaggaagggacaCTAGCAGGACCACCGTCAGCTCCGcaaggttttcaggccagcaaggggtggtttcACCGGTTTCAGAGGTGGTTCCAACTCAAGagtgtttctctgcatggggaagcaGCATCAGCAGACATGGAAGCGGCTGCGAAATATCCCGAAACCTTTAAGAAAATCATTGGGGACAAGGGCTACCATCCACAACAGGTATTCAATATGGACGAGACAGGCCTGTTCTGGAAGATGCCTTCctggacatacctcatgaaggacaaAGCCAGAGCCTCTgggttcaaggcccagaaggatagggttaccttTATCAACTGTGGCAGTGctgctggcttcatgctgaaaccaggcctcatttacaagggtgcaaaccccagggccctcaagactAAGAACAAAGGGTTGCTAcctgtgttttggatgcacaaccccaaggcctggatcaccaaagtccttacggaccactggttcattcagagcttcatccctcaagttgaGCAATACCTCAATGAtctgggcatggagttcaaggtgatgctgattatggataatgctggtggccaccctgtgGATCTTTATTATGatggagtccagcttgagtttcCCTGGCCAACACCACATCTCTCCccccagcctatggaccagggtttgatctgtgccttcaaggcactctacatCCGGAACTCCCTTGACCACCTTGTTCAGGCAATGGACGCTaacagtgaatttacgctgaagGACTATTGGTGTAAATTCACGATTACCACGTCTGACCGTCATCGACCGATCGTTGGAAGGCCATGA